A stretch of Clostridia bacterium DNA encodes these proteins:
- a CDS encoding molybdopterin-dependent oxidoreductase, whose protein sequence is MQELLLNVNNEDVRVQVEDKWTLMKVIREVLNLKGTKCGCATNDCGACKVLIDGVAKNSCVVLAKKCEGKKIVTIEGIAEGENLHPVQQAFVETGAIQCGFCTPGMVISVVGLLNKNLNPTEEDINKTLDGNLCRCTGYVKIVEAVQLAAKRMRGEEVPAPQVKSKDNRQIGSRMPILDAVSKVRGEAVYLADIDRPHMLIGKLLLSPLAHAKIKSIDTSEAEKLPGVKAIAHCFNSPMTKYNSYMTFAGQDILKNETIFADTVRFVGDRVAAVAAVDEATANEAIKLIKVEYEELPVVVDARKASEEGAPEIWPGGNRIADMSSEAGDVDGEMAKAAHVFNHKVSTQKVHHAAIELHASMAEYKNGNLTVWTPTQNNFPFRAVLSEIFDMSMNKIKVIRPTVGGAFGGKLEVILEPVAAILAMKSRRPVKIEMTRRDVISASRCRHGSHFDITTGVDKDGKVVAQEANVIVDTGAYCSSAFDVTGAMLDKMTRVYDVPNYRIHGYPTYTNTMISGAMRGYGAPEIIATKEIHFNCIARKLGYDQVEFRMKNLVDPRGWNYKYDETLGDAYVKECLEKGAEKFGWKEKVARKKDEGRYRRGVGVACGVHGAGFMHAQFDYSTISIKMNEDGSCSLITGTHELGQGVSVTLALMASEVLGIPVERITVVDSDTDVIFWDNGAHASRSTWVAGKATVKAAEALSLKLREIASHIMNIPTQGLVLVDGCVAKATNPDVRITLEEVVLKAQAGPNSQCLYATESYQSFFDPGAYIADFAEVEVDTETGEVRVIQIVAAHDIGKSINLLTTEGQIHGGIQMGLGYATKEEILWDEDGKPTNNNLKKYKLFKASDMPKIDIILVENGEKHGPFGAKSIGEAATDAVAPAVINAITDAIDCEFFEMPVTPDKILKALAEKK, encoded by the coding sequence ATGCAAGAATTATTATTGAACGTGAATAATGAAGATGTGCGTGTCCAAGTTGAAGACAAGTGGACTCTAATGAAAGTTATCCGTGAGGTATTGAATCTCAAAGGCACTAAGTGTGGTTGTGCAACGAATGATTGCGGTGCTTGCAAGGTTCTAATCGATGGTGTAGCGAAAAACTCATGCGTAGTATTGGCAAAAAAGTGTGAGGGCAAAAAAATAGTGACCATCGAGGGTATTGCTGAGGGAGAAAACCTGCATCCTGTACAGCAGGCTTTTGTAGAAACGGGCGCAATCCAATGTGGATTTTGCACACCAGGTATGGTTATTTCCGTGGTGGGACTGCTAAATAAAAATTTGAATCCCACGGAAGAAGATATCAATAAAACCTTAGATGGCAATCTATGCCGTTGTACCGGATATGTGAAGATTGTTGAAGCTGTGCAATTGGCTGCAAAACGCATGCGTGGCGAAGAGGTTCCTGCACCTCAAGTTAAATCAAAAGATAATCGTCAGATTGGTAGTCGCATGCCAATTCTAGATGCTGTTTCCAAGGTTAGAGGTGAAGCGGTATATTTGGCAGATATTGACAGACCCCATATGTTAATTGGTAAGTTGCTTCTTAGTCCATTAGCCCATGCTAAGATTAAGAGTATTGATACAAGTGAAGCAGAAAAACTTCCAGGAGTTAAAGCGATTGCTCATTGCTTTAATTCACCCATGACCAAATACAACAGCTACATGACTTTTGCTGGTCAAGATATTCTGAAAAATGAGACCATCTTTGCAGATACGGTGCGATTCGTGGGTGATCGAGTTGCTGCTGTTGCAGCAGTTGATGAAGCTACGGCCAATGAAGCCATAAAGCTAATCAAGGTGGAATATGAAGAACTGCCCGTAGTAGTGGATGCTAGAAAAGCGTCAGAAGAAGGGGCGCCAGAAATCTGGCCAGGTGGCAATCGCATTGCTGATATGAGTTCTGAGGCAGGCGACGTAGATGGTGAAATGGCCAAGGCGGCGCATGTATTTAATCATAAGGTTAGCACACAGAAAGTACACCATGCGGCAATTGAATTGCATGCAAGCATGGCTGAATATAAAAATGGAAATCTGACCGTTTGGACACCGACTCAAAATAACTTCCCATTCCGTGCTGTATTGTCAGAAATTTTTGATATGTCCATGAATAAAATTAAGGTTATTCGTCCTACTGTGGGTGGCGCTTTTGGTGGAAAACTAGAAGTGATACTAGAGCCAGTAGCAGCGATTCTAGCTATGAAATCTAGACGACCTGTCAAAATTGAAATGACACGCAGAGATGTAATTAGTGCTTCAAGATGCCGACACGGTTCTCATTTCGATATCACAACTGGCGTAGACAAAGATGGTAAAGTGGTAGCCCAGGAAGCGAATGTTATTGTGGATACAGGTGCGTATTGTAGCTCAGCATTCGATGTAACGGGTGCTATGCTAGATAAGATGACCCGTGTATACGATGTGCCAAACTACCGCATCCATGGATACCCGACCTATACAAATACGATGATTTCCGGTGCTATGCGCGGATACGGCGCACCTGAAATTATTGCAACCAAAGAGATTCATTTTAATTGCATTGCTCGTAAATTGGGTTATGATCAGGTTGAATTCCGTATGAAAAATCTAGTGGATCCTCGAGGCTGGAACTATAAATACGACGAAACCTTGGGCGATGCTTACGTAAAAGAATGTTTAGAAAAAGGTGCCGAAAAATTTGGCTGGAAAGAAAAAGTTGCTCGTAAGAAAGATGAAGGTCGCTACAGAAGAGGTGTGGGTGTTGCCTGCGGTGTACACGGTGCAGGTTTTATGCATGCACAGTTTGACTATTCAACCATCTCCATCAAAATGAATGAGGATGGTTCTTGCAGCTTGATTACTGGTACTCATGAGTTGGGCCAAGGTGTTAGTGTGACCTTAGCGTTGATGGCTTCTGAGGTGCTCGGTATTCCAGTAGAACGTATCACGGTTGTCGATTCAGATACGGACGTAATTTTCTGGGATAACGGAGCACATGCTAGCCGTAGTACCTGGGTAGCAGGTAAGGCCACAGTGAAGGCTGCGGAAGCTCTTTCTCTAAAGCTACGAGAGATTGCAAGTCATATCATGAATATACCAACTCAAGGCTTGGTCTTGGTGGACGGATGTGTAGCGAAGGCTACAAATCCTGATGTGCGTATAACTTTGGAAGAAGTGGTTCTTAAGGCGCAAGCGGGACCAAATTCACAATGTCTGTATGCAACAGAGAGCTACCAATCCTTCTTCGATCCAGGTGCCTACATTGCAGATTTTGCTGAAGTAGAGGTGGATACTGAGACAGGTGAGGTTCGCGTAATTCAGATTGTGGCAGCACATGATATTGGTAAGTCTATTAATCTACTTACGACTGAGGGTCAAATCCACGGTGGTATTCAGATGGGGCTAGGCTATGCGACCAAGGAAGAAATTCTTTGGGACGAGGATGGAAAGCCGACAAACAACAATCTAAAAAAATACAAGCTATTTAAGGCCTCAGATATGCCTAAGATAGATATTATCTTGGTTGAAAATGGTGAAAAACATGGACCGTTTGGTGCAAAGAGTATTGGCGAAGCAGCTACAGATGCTGTTGCTCCTGCTGTTATTAATGCGATAACGGATGCCATAGATTGTGAATTCTTTGAAATGCCAGTTACACCGGATAAAATCTTGAAGGCTCTTGCTGAGAAGAAATAG
- a CDS encoding Mrp/NBP35 family ATP-binding protein, giving the protein MDKNIKHVIAVASGKGGVGKSSATSLLAATLAHKGYKVGVMDADITGPSIPKIFGVAGHPDKGENGFIDPVMSDSGVLVMSINLLLEDASQPVIWRGPLVGKIVGQFFNEVNWGELDFLLIDMPPGTGDVPLTVLQSCDVEGVVMVTTPQDLAGMVVGKAVHMAEKMDKKVIGIIENMSYAMCPECGTKIEIFGKGHGEELANKFNLPVLGRVPIDPEFTRLSDEGKIHEYQATPEILSIVEQVEKFVG; this is encoded by the coding sequence ATGGATAAGAATATCAAACACGTAATTGCAGTCGCTAGTGGAAAAGGTGGTGTAGGAAAATCTTCTGCAACCTCTCTGCTGGCAGCGACACTGGCCCATAAAGGCTACAAGGTTGGTGTGATGGACGCAGATATAACCGGCCCCAGCATTCCCAAAATATTTGGTGTAGCTGGTCACCCGGATAAAGGTGAAAATGGATTTATTGACCCCGTGATGTCAGACAGTGGCGTCTTAGTAATGTCCATTAATTTACTATTGGAGGATGCAAGCCAACCGGTCATCTGGAGAGGACCTTTGGTAGGAAAGATTGTAGGCCAGTTTTTTAACGAAGTTAACTGGGGCGAATTGGATTTTCTTTTGATTGACATGCCTCCTGGAACTGGTGATGTACCCTTAACTGTTTTGCAAAGTTGCGATGTGGAAGGCGTAGTTATGGTAACCACACCACAGGACTTGGCAGGTATGGTAGTAGGGAAAGCCGTTCACATGGCTGAAAAAATGGACAAGAAAGTAATTGGTATCATCGAAAATATGAGCTATGCAATGTGCCCTGAATGTGGTACAAAAATTGAGATTTTCGGTAAGGGACATGGGGAGGAACTGGCTAATAAGTTCAATCTGCCTGTGCTGGGAAGAGTGCCCATCGATCCGGAATTCACTCGCCTTTCCGATGAGGGAAAAATTCATGAGTACCAAGCTACACCGGAGATACTATCGATTGTGGAGCAAGTGGAAAAATTTGTAGGATAG
- a CDS encoding iron-sulfur cluster assembly scaffold protein has protein sequence MVTDEYTENVINHFLDPKNVGEIEDADAKVKVGDPNCGDYIEVFLKVKDNKIEDLKYLVFGCIGAISTSSALSVMVMGKDLDEALQVTDDDVVAFLGGIPEKKKHCSLLGVRGLLAAVEQYRGKNE, from the coding sequence ATGGTAACAGATGAATATACTGAAAATGTCATCAATCATTTTTTAGACCCTAAGAATGTAGGAGAGATAGAAGATGCCGATGCTAAGGTTAAGGTCGGGGACCCCAACTGCGGGGACTATATTGAGGTATTCCTTAAGGTTAAGGACAACAAGATTGAAGATTTGAAGTATTTGGTATTTGGTTGCATTGGTGCCATATCTACTAGCTCAGCCCTGTCCGTGATGGTGATGGGTAAAGATTTGGATGAGGCTTTGCAGGTAACGGATGATGATGTGGTTGCTTTTTTGGGTGGAATTCCCGAGAAAAAGAAGCACTGCTCCTTGCTAGGCGTGAGAGGCCTTTTAGCTGCTGTGGAACAATATAGGGGAAAAAATGAATAG
- a CDS encoding 4Fe-4S binding protein yields the protein MKTICITGASGGTGKSLVAAVLGKILDDALMADVSFSHMGVRAFAGGEPFREMEHSKTLMAKRFESSCNKTGQCIAVCPKGAIRLEYIDPCLCDGCGKCIQACPTEALYMTSNPAGRWFYADTDAGLLVDTDLKGAQVFDEAFARQVYQEALKLAVARQAKYLVVDLAAGFDDTNLDIMEDASLSLLVVEPTKKDLEALKRNLPLLQGKGIPVCLCINKHDLNKDYTMHILDFAIAEGLKTVGKLSYADDLGLMLEASKTEKQSFFGLIPNELKAEFVKMMVSLRFLTEEGE from the coding sequence ATGAAGACGATATGTATTACTGGGGCGTCCGGTGGAACAGGCAAATCTCTGGTTGCCGCTGTATTGGGGAAAATTCTTGACGATGCGTTAATGGCAGATGTATCCTTTTCTCATATGGGAGTCCGTGCTTTTGCTGGAGGCGAGCCATTTCGTGAGATGGAACACAGCAAGACACTAATGGCCAAAAGATTTGAATCTAGTTGTAATAAGACAGGGCAGTGTATCGCGGTTTGCCCCAAAGGGGCTATTCGTTTAGAATATATCGATCCATGTCTTTGCGACGGTTGTGGGAAATGCATACAAGCATGCCCTACTGAGGCCCTCTATATGACCTCGAATCCAGCTGGACGTTGGTTTTATGCTGACACAGATGCAGGACTTTTGGTGGATACAGATCTTAAAGGAGCCCAGGTTTTTGATGAAGCCTTTGCAAGGCAGGTATACCAAGAAGCGTTGAAACTGGCTGTGGCAAGACAAGCCAAATACCTAGTGGTAGATTTGGCGGCAGGCTTTGACGACACCAACTTGGATATTATGGAGGATGCAAGCTTGAGCCTTTTGGTAGTTGAACCAACCAAAAAGGATTTGGAGGCTTTGAAAAGAAATTTGCCCTTGTTGCAAGGTAAGGGAATTCCTGTTTGTTTATGTATCAATAAGCACGATTTAAACAAAGACTACACGATGCATATCTTGGATTTTGCTATTGCAGAAGGATTAAAAACAGTTGGGAAGTTGTCGTATGCAGATGACTTGGGTCTGATGCTCGAAGCATCAAAGACAGAAAAACAATCTTTCTTTGGCCTTATTCCCAATGAACTGAAAGCGGAGTTTGTCAAGATGATGGTATCGCTTAGATTTTTGACAGAAGAAGGAGAGTAA